A window from Lepus europaeus isolate LE1 chromosome 20, mLepTim1.pri, whole genome shotgun sequence encodes these proteins:
- the LOC133749737 gene encoding LOW QUALITY PROTEIN: neurogenic locus notch homolog protein 3-like (The sequence of the model RefSeq protein was modified relative to this genomic sequence to represent the inferred CDS: deleted 1 base in 1 codon), whose translation MGPGARGGRRRRRRRLPTSPPPPPPPVRALPLLLLLLAGPGAAAPPCLDGSPCANGGRCTQLPSREAACLCPPGWVGERCQLEDPCHSGPCAGRGVCQSSVVAGAARFSCRCPRGFRGPDCSLPDPCLSSPCAHGARCSVGSDGRFVCSCPLGYQGRSCRSDVDECRVGGPCRHGGTCLNTPGSFRCQCPGGYTGPLCEIPAVPCAPSPCRNGGTCRQSGDLTYDCACLPGFEGQNCEVNVDDCPGHRCLNGGTCVDGVNTYNCQCPPEWTGQFCTEDVDECQLQPNACHNGGTCFNTLGGHSCVCVNGWTGESCSQNIDDCATAVCFHGATCHDRVASFYCACPMGKTGLLCHLDDACVSNPCHEDAICDTNPVNGRAICTCPPGFTGGACDQDVDECSIGANPCEHLGRCVNTQGSFLCQCGRGYTGPRCETDVNECLSGPCRNQATCLDRIGQFTCICMAGFTGTFCEVDIDECQSSPCVNGGVCRDRVNGFSCTCPSGFSGATCQLDVDECASTPCRNGAKCVDQPDGYECHCAEGFEGTLCERNVDDCSPDPCHHGRCVDGIASFSCACAPGYTGTRCESQVDECRSQPCRHGGKCLDLVDKYLCRCPPGTTGLNCEVNIDDCASNPCTFGVCRDGINRYDCVCQPGFTGPLCNVEINECASNPCGEGGSCVDGENGFRCLCPPGSLPPLCLPPTHPCAHEPCSHGICHDAPGGFRCVCEPGWSGPRCSQSLNQDACESQPCRAGGTCTSDGSGFRCTCPPGAQGRQCELLSPCTPNPCEHGGHCESGPGQMPACSCSTGWQGPRCQQDVDECADGLSPCGPHGTCTNLMGSFSCTCHGGYTGPSCDQDINDCDPNPCLNGGACQDGTGSFSCSCLPGFTGPRCARDVDECLSSPCGPGTCTDHVASFTCTCPPGYGGLHCEKDLPDCSPSSCFNGGTCVDGVNSFSCLCRPGYTGAHCQHEADPCLSRPCLHGGVCSAAHPGFRCTCPEGFTDSQCQTPVDWCSRGLCQNGGRCVQTGAYCLCPPGWSGRFCDVQSLPCKEAAAQMGVPLDQLCQGGGQCVSEDNSHFCLCPEGRTGSHCEQEVDPCGAQPCQHGATCRGYMGGYVCECPAGYTGDKCQDDVDECASQPCQHGGSCIDLVARYLCSCPPGTLGVLCEIDEDDCGPGPPSDGAGPRCLHNGTCVDLVGGFRCSCPPGYTGLHCEADINECRPGACHAAHTRDCLQDPGGHFHCLCHPGFTGPRCQTVLSPCESQPCQHGGQCRPSPGPGGSLSFTCHCLQPFWGPRCEWMASSCRELQCPAGVPCQQTARGPRCACPPGLPGSSCRGARGPPPGATNASCAAAPCLHGGTCRAAPQAPFFRCACAPGWDGPRCEAPAAAPEAAAEEPRCPRAACQAKRGDQRCDRECNSPGCGWDGGDCSLSVGDPWRQCEALQCWRLFNNSRCDPACSSPACLYDNFDCHAGGRERTCNPVYEKYCADHFADGRCDQGCNTEECGWDGLDCAREVPALLARGVLVLTVLLPPEELLRSGADFLQRLSAILRTSLRFRLDARGQAMIFPYHRPGSAASEARARRELAPEVIGSVVMLEIDNRLCLQSPENDHCFPDAQSAADYLGALSAVERLDFPYPLRDVRGEPLEPPEPSLPLLPLLAAGAVFLLLILVLGVVAARRKREHSTLWFPEGFALHKDVAGGHKGRREPVGQDALGMKNMTKGESLMGEVATDWMDTECPEAKRLKVEEPGMGAEEAVDCRQWTQHHLVAADIRVAPAMALTPPQGDVDTDGMDVNVRGPDGFTPLMLASFCGGALEPMPTEEDEAEDTSASIISDLICQGAQLGARTDRTGETALHLAARYARADAAKRLLDAGADTNAQDHSGRTPLHTAVTADAQGVFQILIRNRSTDLDARMADGSTALILAARLAVEGMVEELIASHADVNAVDELGKSALHWAAAVNNVEATLALLKNGANKDMQDSKEETPLFLAAREGSYEAAKLLLDHFANREITDHLDRLPRDVAQERLHQDIVRLLDQPSGPRSPPGPHGLGPLLCPPGAFLPGLKATQSGAKKSRRPPGKAGLGAQGARGRGKKLTLACPGPLAESSVTLSPVDSLDSPRPFGGPPASPGAFPLEGPYAAAAATAVSLAQLGGAGRAGPLGRQPPGGCVLSLGLLNPVAVPLDWARLPPPAPPGPSFLLPLAPGPQLLNPGTPVSPQERPPPYLAAPGHGEEYSVPGAHGSPPKARFLRVPSEHPYLTPSPESPEQWASPSPPSLSDWSESTPSPATAAGATATATAMTAGALPAQPHPLSVPVSLAQAQTQLGPQPEVTPKRQVLA comes from the exons ATGGGGCCGGGGGCCCggggcggccgccgccgccggcgccgCCGCCTCCCGACGTccccgccaccgccaccgccgcccGTGCGGgcgctgcccctgctgctgctgctgctagcggggccgggggctgcag CCCCCCCTTGCCTGGACGGAAGCCCTTGTGCAAATGGAGGTCGGTGCACCCAGCTGCCCTCCCGGGAGGCTGCCTGCCT GTGCCCACCAGGCTGGGTGGGTGAGCGGTGCCAGCTGGAAGACCCCTGCCACTCGGGCCCCTGTGCTGGGCGTGGGGTCTGCCAGAGCTCtgtagtggccggcgccgccAGGTTCTCCTGCCGGTGCCCTCGTGGGTTCCGAG GGCCGGACTGCTCCCTGCCGGACCCCTGCCTCAGCAGCCCCTGCGCCCACGGCGCCCGCTGCTCCGTGGGGTCCGACGGGCGCTTCGTGTGCTCCTGCCCGCTGGGCTACCAGGGTCGCAGCTGCCGAAGTGACGTGGATGAGTGTCGGGTGGGCGGGCCATGCCGCCATGGGGGCACCTGCCTCAACACACCGGGTTCCTTCCGCTGCCAGTGCCCTGGCGGCTACACGGGGCCGCTGTGTGAGATCCCTGCAGTGCCCTGTGCCCCGTCGCCGTGCCGCAATGGAGGCACCTGTCGGCAGAGTGGCGATCTTACCTATGACTGTGCCTGTCTCCCTG GGTTTGAGGGCCAGAACTGTGAAGTGAACGTGGATGATTGCCCGGGACACCGGTGTCTCAATGGGGGAACATGCGTGGATGGTGTTAACACCTACAATTGCCAATGCCCTCCTGAGTGGACAG GGCAATTTTGCACAGAGGACGTGGACGAGTGCCAGCTGCAGCCCAACGCTTGCCACAATGGGGGCACCTGTTTCAACACCTTGGGGGGCCACAGCTGCGTGTGTGTCAACGGCTGGACGGGCGAGAGCTGCAGTCAGAATATTGATGACTGCGCCACGGCCGTGTGCTTTCACGGGGCCACCTGTCACGACCGTGTGGCCTCCTTCTACTGTGCCTGCCCCATGGGCAAGACTG GCCTTCTGTGTCACCTGGATGACGCCTGTGTCAGCAACCCTTGTCACGAGGATGCCATCTGTGACACCAACCCCGTGAATGGCCGGGCCATCTGCACCTGTCCCCCCGGTTTCACGGGAGGGGCCTGTGACCAGGACGTGGACGAGTGCTCCATCG gcgCCAACCCGTGCGAGCACCTGGGACGCTGCGTGAACACGCAAGGCTCGTTCCTGTGCCAGTGTGGCCGCGGTTACACGGGGCCACGCTGCGAGACTGACGTCAACGAGTGTCTCTCGGGACCCTGCCGTAACCAGGCCACGTGCCTCGACCGCATCGGCCAGTTCACCTGCATCTGcatggcag GTTTCACAGGTACCTTCTGCGAGGTGGACATTGATGAGTGTCAGAGTAGTCCGTGTGTTAATGGCGGCGTCTGCAGAGACCGAGTCAACGGTTTCAGCTGCACCTGCCCCTCAG GCTTCAGCGGGGCCACGTGTCAGCTGGATGTGGACGAATGCGCCAGCACGCCATGCCGCAATGGCGCCAAGTGCGTGGATCAGCCCGATGGCTACGAGTGCCACTGCGCGGAGG GCTTCGAGGGCACGCTGTGTGAACGCAACGTGGACGACTGCTCTCCAGACCCGTGCCACCACGGGCGCTGCGTTGACGGCATCGCCAGCTTCTCCTGCGCCTGCGCCCCGGGCTACACGGGCACGCGCTGCGAGAGCCAGGTGGACGAGTGCCGTAGCCAGCCCTGCCGCCACGGGGGCAAGTGCCTGGACCTGGTGGACAAATACCTCTGCCGCTGTCcccctggcaccacag gtctgaACTGTGAGGTGAACATAGATGATTGTGCCAGCAACCCCTGCACCTTTGGTGTCTGCCGAGATGGCATCAACCGCTATGACTGTGTCTGCCAGCCTGGCTTCACAG GGCCCCTTTGCAACGTGGAGATCAACGAATGCGCGTCCAACCCCTGTGGCGAGGGAGGCTCTTGCGTGGATGGAGAAAATGGCTTTCGATGCCTCTGCCCACCTGGCTCCttgccccctctctgcctccccccgaCCCACCCCTGTGCCCATGAGCCCTGCAGTCACGGAATCTGCCATGATGCGCCTGGCGG GTTCCGCTGTGTGTGTGAGCCTGGCTGGAGCGGCCCCCGGTGCAGCCAGAGCCTGAATCAGGATGCCTGCGAATCCCAGCCCTGCCGGGCCGGCGGCACCTGCACCAGTGATGGATCGGGCTTCCGCTGCACCTGTCCGCCTGGTGCCCagg GCCGTCAATGTGAGCTGCTGTCCCCCTGCACCCCGAACCCCTGTGAGCACGGTGGCCACTGTGAGTCTGGCCCGGGACAGATGCCTGCCTGTTCCTGCTCTACTGGCTGGCAAG GCCCACGATGCCAACAGGATGTGGATGAGTGTGCTGATGGTCTCTCACCCTGTGGCCCCCACGGTACCTGCACCAACCTGATGGGGAGTTTCAGTTGTACCTGCCATGGGGGGTACACTGGCCCTTCCTGCGACCAGGACATCAATGACTGTGACCCCA ACCCCTGTCTGAATGGTGGTGCCTGTCAGGATGGCACGGGCTCTTTCTCCTGTTCCTGCCTGCCTGGGTTCACCGGTCCACGCTGTGCCCGGGACGTGGACGAGTGTCTGAGCAGCCCTTGTGGCCCAGGCACCTGCACTGATCACGTGGCTTCCTTCACTTGCACCTGCCCACCGGGCTACGGAGGCTTGCATTGCGAGAAGGATCTGCCTGACTGCAGCCCCAg CTCCTGTTTCAACGGCGGCACCTGCGTGGACGGTGTGAACTCTTTCAGCTGTCTGTGCCGCCCGGGCTACACCGGTGCCCACTGCCAACATGAGGCCGACCCCTGCCTCTCGCGGCCCTGCCTGCACGGGGGTGTGTGCAGCGCTGCCCACCCCGGCTTCCGCTGCACCTGTCCAGAGGGCTTCACGGATAGCCAGTGCCAG ACTCCGGTGGATTGGTGCAGCCGGGGGCTGTGTCAGAACGGGGGCCGCTGTGTCCAGACTGGAGCTTATTGCCTTTGTCCGCCTGGGTGGAGTGGCCGCTTCTGTGATGTGCAAAGTCTGCCTTGCAAAGAGGCTGCAGCCCAGATGG GGGTGCCCTTGGATCAGCTGTGCCAGGGGGGCGGGCAGTGTGTGAGCGAGGACAACTCACACTTCTGCCTGTGCCCCGAGGGCCGCACAGGCAGTCACTGCGAGCAGGAGGTGGACCCCTGCGGGGCCCAGCCGTGTCAGCATGGGGCCACCTGCCGCGGCTACATGGGCGGCTACGTGTGTGAG TGTCCAGCTGGCTACACTGGTGACAAATGCCAGGACGATGTGGACGAGTGTGCCTCCCAGCCTTGCCAGCACGGTGGCTCGTGCATAGACCTGGTGGCCCGTTATCTCTGTTCCTGCCCGCCTGGCACTCTGG gtgTGCTCTGTGAGATTGATGAGGATGACTGTGGCCCGGGCCCTCCCTCTGATGGCGCCGGGCCCCGGTGCCTGCACAATGGGACCTGTGTGGATCTGGTGGGCGGCTTCCGCTGTAGCTGCCCCCCAGGCTACACCGGTCTGCACTGCGAAGCCGACATCAACGAGTGCCGGCCCGGTGCTTGCCACGCGGCACACACCCGGGACTGCCTGCAGGACCCAGGGGGCCACTTCCACTGTCTTTGTCACCCCGGCTTCACAG GTCCCCGCTGTCAGACTGTTCTGTCTCCCTGCGAGTCGCAGCCATGTCAGCACGGAGGGCAgtgccggcccagccctggtcctggggGAAGTCTCAGCTTCacctgccactgcctgcag CCTTTCTGGGGCCCTCGCTGTGAGTGGATGGCTAGCTCTTGCAGGGAGCTGCAGTGTCCGGCGGGTGTCCCCTGCCAGCAGACGGCCCGCGGCCCGCGCTGCGCCTGCCCCCCAGGACTCCCGGGATCCTCCTGCCGCGGCGCCCGGGGGCCGCCCCCAGGGGCCACCAACGCCAGCTGCGCGGCTGCCCCTTGCCTCCACGGCGGCACCTGCCGGGCCGCGCCGCAGGCTCCCTTCTTCCGCTGCGCGTGCGCCCCGGGCTGGGACGGGCCGCGCTGCGAGGCGCCCGCGGCGGCGCCCGAGGCGGCGGCGGAGGAGCCGCGGTGCCCGCGCGCCGCCTGCCAGGCCAAACGCGGGGACCAGCGCTGCGACCGGGAGTGCAACAGCCCGGGCTGCGGCTGGGACGGCGGCGACTGCTCGCTCAGCGTGGGCGACCCCTGGCGGCAGTGCGAGGCGCTGCAGTGCTGGCGCCTCTTCAACAACAGCCGCTGCGACCCGGCCTGCAGCTCGCCCGCCTGCCTCTACGACAACTTCGACTGCCACGCGGGCGGCCGCGAGCGCACCTGCAA CCCCGTGTACGAGAAATACTGCGCCGACCACTTCGCCGACGGCCGCTGTGACCAGGGCTGCAACACCGAGGAGTGCGGCTGGGACGGGCTGGACTGCGCGCGCGAGGTGCCGGCGCTGCTGGCCCGCGGCGTGCTGGTGCTCACCGTGCTGCTGCCCCCCGAGGAGCTGCTGCGCTCGGGCGCCGACTTCCTGCAGCGGCTCAGCGCCATCCTGCGCACCTCGCTGCGTTTCCGCCTGGACGCGCGCGGCCAGGCCATGATCTTCCCTTACCACCGGCCCGGCAGCGCGGCCTCCGAGGCCCGGGCCCGGCGCGAGCTGGCGCCGGAGGTGATcgg CTCTGTAGTGATGCTGGAGATTGACAACCGGCTGTGCCTGCAGTCGCCCGAGAATGACCACTGCTTCCCCGACGCACAGAGCGCCGCCGACTACCTGGGCGCGCTGTCTGCGGTGGAGCGCTTGGACTTCCCGTACCCGTTGCGGGATGTGCGGG GGGAGCCGCTGGAGCCCCCGGAGCCGAGCTtgccgctgctgccgctgctggcgGCGGGCGCCGTCTTCCTGCTGCTCATCCTCGTCCTGGGCGTCGTGGCGGCGCGGCGCAAACGCGAGCACAGCACCCTGTGGTTCCCCGAGGGCTTCGCCCTGCACAAGGACGTGGCCGGCGGCCACAAGGGCCGGCGGGAGCCCGTGGGACAGGACGCGCTGGGCATGAA GAACATGACCAAGGGTGAGAGTCTGATGGGGGAGGTGGCCACAGACTGGATGGACACAGAGTGCCCCGAGGCCAAGCGACTGAAG gTAGAGGAGCCGGGCATGGGGGCCGAGGAAGCTGTGGATTGCCGCCAGTGGACCCAACACCACCTGGTGGCCGCTGACATCCGCGTGGCCCCAGCCATGGCGCTCACACCTCCCCAGGGCGACGTGGATACTGACGGCATGGATGTTAACGTGCGTGGCCCAG ATGGCTTCACCCCGCTCATGCTGGCTTCATTCTGTGGAGGGGCCCTGGAGCCCATGCCCACCGAGGAGGACGAGGCCGAAGACACGTCAGCCAGCATCATCTCAGACCTCATTTGCCAGGGGGCGCAGCTTGGGGCCCGGACTGACCGCACAGGCGAAACTGCCCTGCACCTGGCTGCCCGCTATGCCCGGGCTGATGCGGCCAAGCGGCTGCTGGATGCCGGAGCCGACACCAATGCCCAGGACCACTCTGGTCGCACGCCCCTGCACACAGCTGTCACCGCCGACGCCCAGGGCGTGTTCCAG ATTCTCATCCGGAACCGCTCTACAGACCTGGATGCCCGCATGGCGGATGGCTCCACGGCGCTGATCCTGGCGGCCCGCCTGGCGGTGGAAGGCATGGTAGAGGAGCTCATTGCCAGCCACGCGGACGTCAACGCCGTGGACGAACTCG GGAAATCGGCTTTACACTGGGCTGCCGCTGTGAACAACGTAGAGGCGACCCTGGCCCTTCTCAAAAATGGAGCCAACAAGGACATGCAGGATAGCAAG GAGGAGACCCCGCTGTTCCTGGCTGCTCGTGAGGGCAGCTATGAGGCCGCCAAACTGCTCCTGGACCACTTCGCCAACCGCGAGATCACAGACCACCTGGATCGGCTACCGCGGGACGTGGCCCAGGAGAGGTTGCACCAGGACATTGTGCGCTTGCTGGACCAGCCCAGCGGGCCCCGCAGTCCCCCGGGTCCCCATGGTCTGGGGCCCCTGCTCTGCCCACCCGGGGCCTTCCTCCCGGGCCTCAAGGCCACGCAGTCGGGGGCCAAGAAGAGCCGGAGGCCTCCGggaaaggcagggctgggggcgcaGGGTGCCCGGGGGCGGGGCAAGAAGCTCACcctggcctgcccagggcccctggcGGAGAGCTCGGTCACGCTGTCCCCTGTGGACTCACTGGACTCCCCACGGCCCTTC GGGGGCCCCCCTGCGTCCCCAGGGGCCTTTCCCCTCGAGGGGCCCTATGCGGCAGCTGCGGCTACCGCGGTGTCCCTGGCACAGCTTGGGGGAGCAGGCCGGGCAGGTCCTCTGGGGCGCCAGCCCCCCGGGGGCTGTGTGCTCAGCCTCGGTCTGCTGAACCCTGTGGCTGTGCCCCTCGACTGGGCCCGGCTGCCCCCACCAGCCCCGCCGGGTCCCTCGTTTTTGCTCCCCCTGGCACCGGGACCCCAGCTGCTCAACCCCGGGACCCCCGTCTCCCCTCAGGAGCGGCCCCCGCCCTACCTGGCGGCCCCAGGGCATGGGGAGGAGTACTCAGTTCCCGGGGCCCATGGCAGCCCCCCCAAGGCCCGCTTCCTACGGGTCCCCAGCGAGCACCCTTACCTGACCCCATCCCCCGAGTCCCCCGAACAGTGGGCCAGCCCCTCGCCCCCTTCTCTCTCAGACTGGTCCGAATCCACACCCAGCCCGGCCACCGCTGCTGGGGCCACGGCAACGGCCACGGCCATGACTGCCGGGGCACTGCCTGCCCAGCCGCACCCTttgtctgtccctgtctcccttgctcaggcccagacccagctggggCCCCAGCCGGAGGTCACTCCCAAGAGGCAGGTGCTGGCCTGA